A part of Sinorhizobium chiapasense genomic DNA contains:
- a CDS encoding primosomal protein N' → MTLDSTDLFGAVSDRRIVPVLVPMPAPRAYSYVVPDGMAVEPGSIVQVPLGPRLVVGVVWDGADDGTVDPKKLKPIEKVFDCPPLTSEMRAFLDWVAAYTVTPPGLVARMALRAPTAFDPEPMVEALRLTDQRPERMTSARERVIAAASDGFSWTRSGLAHAAGVSSSVVDGLTAQGAFEAVFMPPPPVVAPPDPDFTAPRLEGAQKDAAADLLAAVEEGRFSVSLIDGITGSGKTEVYFEAIAATLRAGKQVLILLPEIALTASFLERFQDRFGSKPAEWHSDLAPRTREKVWRQVTTGTVRVVAGARSALFLPFEDLGLIIVDEEHDPAYKQEDRVFYNARDMAVVRGRISGFPVVLVSATPSVESRVNGEVGRYRPIHLPTRFGDAALPHLGVVDMRRHPPERGGFLSPVLLNQIGKAIGRGEQALLFLNRRGYAPLTLCRVCGHRFQCPDCSSWLVEHRFRGQIQCHHCGYSERTPEACPECGTLDHLVACGPGVERIAEEVDRHFPEARTIVLSSDLMGVKRLRLELEAIARGEADIVIGTQLVAKGHNFPLMTLVGIVDADLGLANGDPRAAERTFQLLSQVTGRAGRTGLKSLGLLQTYQPQHPVMQAIVSGDSDAFYEREINERERAALPPFGRLASIIVSADTRNDAESHARGLRMAAPRVDGISILGPAEAPLALIRGRHRFRLLVHGRRNSDMQAFVKAMIAGGPKEKGSISVQLDIDPQSFL, encoded by the coding sequence ATGACTCTTGATTCAACCGATTTATTCGGGGCCGTATCTGACCGCCGCATTGTGCCCGTCCTGGTGCCGATGCCGGCGCCGAGGGCCTATTCCTATGTGGTGCCGGATGGCATGGCGGTCGAGCCGGGATCGATCGTGCAGGTGCCGCTGGGCCCGCGCCTGGTCGTGGGCGTGGTCTGGGACGGCGCCGATGATGGTACGGTCGATCCGAAGAAACTGAAGCCGATCGAGAAGGTTTTTGACTGCCCGCCGTTGACGAGCGAGATGCGCGCCTTTCTCGATTGGGTGGCGGCATATACGGTGACGCCGCCCGGGCTCGTCGCACGCATGGCATTGCGTGCGCCGACGGCCTTCGATCCCGAGCCGATGGTGGAAGCGCTGCGCCTGACGGACCAGCGGCCGGAGCGCATGACTTCAGCGCGCGAAAGGGTCATCGCGGCGGCAAGCGACGGCTTTTCCTGGACGCGGTCCGGGCTTGCGCACGCGGCGGGCGTTTCTTCGAGCGTCGTCGACGGCCTTACCGCGCAGGGCGCATTCGAAGCCGTTTTCATGCCGCCGCCGCCCGTTGTCGCTCCGCCCGATCCGGATTTCACCGCTCCCCGACTGGAGGGCGCGCAGAAGGATGCCGCAGCCGATCTGCTGGCGGCAGTGGAAGAGGGAAGATTCTCCGTTTCGCTGATCGACGGCATTACCGGTTCCGGCAAGACCGAGGTCTATTTCGAGGCGATCGCCGCGACGTTGCGGGCCGGCAAGCAGGTGCTGATCCTTTTGCCGGAAATCGCGCTGACCGCGAGCTTCCTCGAACGTTTCCAGGACCGCTTCGGTTCGAAGCCCGCCGAATGGCATTCCGATCTCGCGCCGCGAACGCGCGAGAAGGTATGGCGACAGGTGACGACAGGGACGGTTCGCGTCGTCGCCGGCGCCCGTTCCGCCCTGTTCCTGCCCTTCGAGGATCTCGGCCTGATCATCGTCGACGAGGAGCACGACCCCGCCTACAAGCAGGAGGATCGCGTCTTCTACAACGCCCGCGACATGGCGGTCGTGCGGGGGCGGATCAGCGGCTTTCCGGTCGTCTTGGTGTCGGCGACGCCGTCCGTCGAAAGCCGGGTCAACGGGGAAGTGGGCCGCTACAGGCCGATCCACCTGCCGACGCGATTCGGAGATGCGGCGCTGCCGCATCTTGGCGTCGTCGACATGCGCCGCCATCCGCCCGAACGCGGCGGCTTTCTCTCGCCGGTGCTCCTCAACCAGATCGGCAAGGCGATCGGCCGTGGCGAACAGGCGCTGCTGTTTTTGAACCGGCGCGGCTATGCGCCGCTGACGCTCTGCCGCGTCTGCGGCCATCGCTTCCAGTGCCCGGACTGCTCAAGCTGGCTCGTCGAACACCGCTTTCGCGGCCAGATCCAGTGCCATCATTGTGGCTATTCGGAGCGCACACCGGAAGCCTGCCCCGAATGCGGCACGCTCGATCACCTGGTCGCCTGCGGACCCGGGGTCGAGCGCATTGCCGAGGAGGTCGACCGGCATTTTCCCGAGGCCCGCACGATCGTGCTCTCCTCCGACCTGATGGGTGTCAAGCGACTGAGGCTGGAACTGGAAGCGATCGCGCGTGGCGAGGCGGACATCGTCATCGGCACCCAGCTCGTCGCCAAGGGACACAATTTTCCGCTGATGACGTTGGTCGGCATCGTCGACGCCGATCTCGGCCTCGCCAACGGCGATCCGCGCGCGGCGGAGCGGACGTTCCAACTGCTCTCGCAGGTGACGGGTCGCGCCGGACGGACGGGCCTGAAGAGCCTTGGGCTGCTGCAGACCTATCAGCCGCAGCACCCGGTGATGCAGGCGATCGTCTCGGGCGATTCGGACGCCTTCTATGAGCGCGAGATCAATGAACGGGAACGCGCCGCGCTGCCGCCCTTCGGCCGGCTCGCCTCGATCATCGTTTCGGCCGATACGCGCAACGACGCCGAAAGCCATGCGCGCGGCCTGCGCATGGCGGCCCCGCGCGTCGACGGCATCTCTATCCTCGGTCCGGCCGAGGCGCCGCTCGCGCTCATCCGCGGACGGCACCGTTTCCGCCTGCTTGTCCACGGACGGCGCAACAGCGACATGCAGGCCTTCGTCAAGGCGATGATTGCCGGCGGGCCCAAGGAGAAAGGATCGATCAGCGTGCAGCTCGACATCGATCCGCAGAGCTTTCTGTGA
- the fsa gene encoding fructose-6-phosphate aldolase, with product MKFFVDTADVKEIRELNDLGLLDGVTTNPSLILKSGRDIVEVTKEICSIVDGPVSAEVTATEYSEMMKEAAALSKIADNICIKVPLTLDGLKACKALTSDGHQTNVTLCFSANQALLAAKAGATFVSPFIGRLDDIAFDGMDLIREIRHIFDNYGYETEILAASVRTVNHVKEAALIGADVVTAPPATLKALVKHPLTDKGLEMFLADWAKTGQKIG from the coding sequence ATGAAATTTTTCGTTGATACCGCCGACGTGAAGGAAATCCGGGAACTGAACGACCTCGGCCTGCTCGACGGCGTCACCACCAACCCCTCGCTCATCCTGAAGTCGGGCCGCGACATCGTCGAAGTCACGAAGGAAATCTGCTCGATCGTCGACGGACCGGTATCTGCGGAAGTGACAGCAACCGAGTACAGCGAGATGATGAAGGAGGCGGCCGCCCTTTCGAAGATCGCCGACAACATCTGCATCAAGGTGCCGCTGACGCTTGACGGCCTCAAGGCCTGCAAGGCGTTGACCTCGGACGGTCACCAGACGAACGTGACGCTTTGCTTCTCGGCCAACCAGGCGCTGCTGGCCGCCAAGGCCGGCGCGACCTTTGTCTCGCCCTTCATCGGCCGCCTCGACGACATCGCCTTCGACGGCATGGATCTCATCCGTGAAATCCGCCACATCTTCGACAACTATGGCTACGAGACGGAAATCCTTGCCGCCTCGGTGCGCACGGTCAACCACGTCAAGGAAGCCGCCCTCATCGGCGCCGACGTCGTCACCGCGCCGCCGGCAACGCTGAAGGCGCTCGTCAAGCACCCGCTGACGGACAAGGGCCTGGAAATGTTCCTGGCCGACTGGGCAAAGACCGGCCAGAAGATCGGCTGA
- a CDS encoding GNAT family N-acetyltransferase yields the protein MARRDMGGGFAQFAEAIALVSQGQPGHIVDTLIAERGQKIVRHPLWPAMRPFLYTLLNYRKAIEFADAVANVPGFQAFEHLSHLLSLDIRVDRAERIPAKGGFLLVSNHPTGIADGIAVFDLLKSRRPDMMFFANRDAIRVNPRFVEMVIPVEWREEYKSKLKARETLQVTNRAIEEGKATVLFPSGRIAYWADGRLNERPWKSSAVGFARKYGLPILPVHMSARNSGLFYWFAKWSTELRDMTVFHELLNKKGDLFDFRVGNLIAPEALDGDPADVTRALERHTVFELAADSDAVFVSSAKAE from the coding sequence ATGGCGAGACGGGACATGGGGGGCGGATTCGCGCAATTTGCTGAGGCCATTGCTCTGGTTTCTCAGGGACAGCCCGGCCATATCGTCGATACCCTGATCGCGGAACGCGGCCAGAAGATCGTTCGCCACCCATTGTGGCCGGCCATGCGGCCCTTTCTCTATACCCTGCTCAACTATCGCAAGGCGATCGAGTTCGCCGATGCGGTCGCTAACGTGCCGGGTTTTCAGGCGTTCGAGCACCTGAGCCACCTGCTTTCGCTCGACATTCGCGTCGACAGGGCAGAGCGCATACCGGCAAAGGGCGGCTTTCTCCTTGTCAGCAATCATCCGACCGGCATTGCCGATGGCATAGCGGTTTTCGATCTTTTGAAGTCCCGCCGACCGGACATGATGTTTTTCGCCAATCGCGACGCGATCAGGGTCAATCCGCGATTCGTCGAGATGGTCATTCCGGTCGAGTGGCGCGAAGAATACAAAAGCAAGCTCAAGGCTCGCGAAACGCTGCAGGTCACCAATCGAGCCATCGAAGAGGGCAAGGCAACTGTGCTTTTCCCTTCGGGCCGCATCGCCTACTGGGCCGATGGACGGCTCAATGAACGTCCATGGAAGAGCTCTGCCGTCGGCTTCGCGCGCAAATACGGCCTGCCGATCCTGCCGGTGCACATGAGCGCACGCAATTCCGGTCTCTTCTACTGGTTCGCCAAATGGTCGACGGAACTGCGCGACATGACGGTGTTCCATGAACTTCTGAACAAGAAGGGCGACCTTTTCGATTTTCGCGTCGGCAATCTGATCGCGCCCGAAGCGCTCGACGGCGATCCGGCGGACGTCACGCGTGCGCTGGAAAGACATACGGTTTTCGAACTCGCGGCCGACAGCGATGCCGTGTTCGTGTCGTCCGCTAAGGCGGAGTGA
- a CDS encoding tyrosine recombinase XerC: MNELLVIGHPEVMAERQRWLASLTQERRLSAKTVEAYERDTRQFLTFLTGHLAGPPRLADIRTLRPADLRGFLAQRRKHGAGARTLGRGLAGLRSFLRYLERNGLANAAGAQAVRSPKQPKSLPKSLTDREALKVVTSDAQLAEEPWIAARNAAVLTLLYGCGLRISEALALTPNDFAGASSSLRVNGKGSKTRLVPLIAAATDAVATYIRICPYSLAASAPLFRGARGATLQPAIIQREMQKLRAALGLPDSATPHALRHSFATHLLAGGGDLRTIQELLGHASLSTTQVYTGVDSARLLEIYDRAHPRA; encoded by the coding sequence ATGAACGAGCTTCTTGTAATTGGTCACCCCGAAGTCATGGCGGAACGGCAGCGCTGGCTGGCGAGCCTCACCCAGGAACGGCGTCTGTCCGCAAAGACGGTCGAGGCCTATGAGCGCGATACGCGGCAATTCCTGACCTTCCTGACCGGCCATCTCGCGGGGCCGCCGCGCCTGGCGGATATCCGCACGCTGCGGCCGGCGGATCTGCGCGGTTTCCTGGCACAGCGGCGCAAACACGGCGCGGGCGCACGTACGCTCGGACGCGGGCTCGCGGGCCTCCGCTCCTTCCTGCGCTACCTGGAAAGAAATGGCCTTGCCAACGCCGCGGGTGCCCAGGCCGTGCGCTCGCCGAAACAGCCGAAGTCCCTGCCGAAATCGTTGACGGACCGCGAAGCGCTGAAGGTTGTCACGTCGGACGCACAGCTTGCGGAAGAGCCGTGGATCGCCGCCCGAAACGCCGCGGTGCTGACGCTTCTCTACGGCTGCGGCCTGCGCATATCGGAGGCGCTCGCGCTGACGCCCAACGATTTTGCCGGCGCCAGCTCGTCATTGCGCGTCAACGGCAAAGGCAGCAAGACACGATTGGTCCCGCTTATTGCCGCCGCGACCGATGCCGTGGCCACCTACATCCGGATTTGCCCCTACTCTCTCGCCGCCAGCGCACCGCTGTTTCGCGGCGCCCGCGGCGCGACGCTGCAGCCGGCCATCATCCAGCGCGAGATGCAGAAACTGCGCGCCGCCCTCGGCCTTCCCGATTCGGCAACACCGCACGCCTTACGTCACTCCTTCGCCACGCATCTTCTCGCCGGCGGTGGCGACCTGCGCACCATCCAGGAACTGCTCGGCCATGCCAGCCTTTCGACAACGCAGGTCTACACAGGCGTCGATTCGGCTCGTCTGCTGGAAATCTACGATCGCGCTCATCCCCGCGCCTGA
- a CDS encoding TraB/GumN family protein, whose protein sequence is MTTFPISRPVRNLADRLADSALWLIASLHLLVLASLIAIVLCISDARAAEESACGGSNILAGLEQSDPTRLAALRQEADAVPNGKGLLWKIEAQGSAPSWLLGTMHVTDPRVLAMPEGAVDAFAKAAIVIVESDEIVDDKKAAAAIMMRPDLTMFAGDKTINDFLRPEDRVRLESGLKERGIPLPLVAKMKPWMIASFVALPACEMSRKAAGASFLDKKLAEDAVREGKTLKGLETLVEQLSAMDSLPVELHLQALIETLALGKTIDDVMATTTDLYLSGDTGMIMPMMKSVSSETAAKDFGFADFEQRIIIDRNKIMATRAEPILKGGNAFMAVGALHLSGAEGLVELLRQRGFTVTPAN, encoded by the coding sequence ATGACGACGTTTCCGATTTCAAGACCCGTTCGCAATCTCGCCGACAGGCTTGCGGACAGCGCCCTGTGGCTGATCGCGTCCCTGCATCTTCTGGTGCTCGCGAGCCTCATAGCCATAGTTCTTTGCATTTCGGATGCTCGCGCTGCCGAAGAGTCCGCCTGCGGCGGCAGCAACATCCTGGCGGGACTGGAACAGTCGGACCCGACGCGCCTCGCCGCGCTGCGCCAGGAGGCCGACGCGGTACCGAACGGAAAGGGCCTCCTCTGGAAAATCGAAGCCCAAGGATCGGCTCCCTCCTGGCTGCTCGGCACCATGCACGTCACCGACCCGCGCGTCCTGGCGATGCCGGAAGGTGCGGTCGACGCCTTTGCCAAGGCGGCGATCGTCATCGTCGAATCGGACGAGATTGTCGACGACAAGAAGGCGGCGGCCGCGATCATGATGCGCCCGGACCTCACCATGTTCGCCGGCGACAAGACGATCAACGACTTTCTGAGGCCAGAGGATCGGGTGCGCCTGGAAAGCGGCCTCAAGGAACGGGGCATTCCCCTGCCGCTCGTCGCCAAGATGAAACCGTGGATGATTGCAAGTTTCGTCGCGCTTCCGGCCTGCGAGATGTCGCGCAAGGCTGCCGGCGCGTCCTTCCTCGACAAGAAGCTGGCGGAGGACGCCGTCAGGGAGGGGAAGACGCTGAAGGGCCTGGAGACCCTGGTCGAGCAGCTTTCGGCGATGGACTCGCTGCCCGTCGAGCTCCACCTGCAGGCGCTGATCGAGACGCTGGCGCTCGGCAAGACCATCGACGATGTCATGGCGACGACAACCGATCTCTACCTTTCCGGCGACACCGGAATGATCATGCCGATGATGAAATCCGTTTCCTCTGAGACTGCGGCAAAGGACTTCGGTTTTGCCGATTTCGAGCAGCGCATCATCATCGACCGCAACAAGATCATGGCGACGCGCGCCGAACCGATCCTGAAGGGCGGCAACGCCTTCATGGCCGTTGGCGCGCTGCACCTCTCCGGCGCGGAGGGTCTGGTCGAACTCCTGCGCCAACGCGGCTTCACCGTCACGCCGGCAAACTGA
- a CDS encoding DUF2867 domain-containing protein → MRPRSVAAHLPNAILPEADWADRYELLVLNERLTAGEAARRMLDPLPAWVRGLLALRNRIVSPVRLRTAAPAADRGLIGFFPVLLDDQHKAVLGFDDRHLDFRIVVDVREGPADSQVVGVTTLVHRRNFLGRIYLALVTPFHKTIVPALLAGLNERH, encoded by the coding sequence ATGAGACCGCGAAGCGTCGCCGCTCACCTCCCGAACGCGATACTGCCCGAGGCCGACTGGGCGGACCGCTACGAGCTTCTCGTTCTGAACGAGCGATTGACGGCGGGCGAGGCGGCCCGGCGGATGCTTGATCCATTACCGGCCTGGGTCCGCGGCCTTCTGGCACTTCGAAACCGCATCGTGTCGCCCGTCAGGCTGAGGACTGCTGCACCTGCTGCGGATCGCGGTCTGATCGGGTTCTTTCCGGTTCTGCTCGATGACCAGCACAAGGCCGTTCTCGGCTTCGACGACCGGCATCTGGATTTTCGTATTGTCGTGGACGTCCGCGAGGGTCCGGCCGACAGCCAGGTGGTCGGCGTCACCACCCTGGTGCATCGCCGCAATTTTCTCGGCCGCATCTATCTCGCGCTTGTCACGCCTTTCCACAAGACGATCGTCCCGGCATTGTTGGCCGGGCTGAACGAACGGCATTGA
- the lpdA gene encoding dihydrolipoyl dehydrogenase, translating into MAYDLIVIGSGPGGYVCAIKAAQLGMKVAVVEKRSTYGGTCLNVGCIPSKAMLHASEMFHHAQHGLEALGVEVASPKLNLQKMMAHKDATVKANVDGVAFLFKKNKIDGFQGLGKVLGQGKVSVTNDKGEEQVLEAKNIVIATGSEVAGIPGVEFEFDEKVILSSTGALELEKVPASMIVVGGGIIGLELGSVWARLGAKVTVVEFLDTILGGMDGEIGKQLHRMLTKQGIDIKLGAKVTGVAKPGSGARVTFEPVKGGESTTLDADVVLVATGRKPCTENMGLAKAGVVLDSRGRVEIDRHFQTSITGVYAIGDVVRGPMLAHKAEDEGIAVAEIIAGQAGHVNYDVIPSVVYTQPEVASVGKTEEELKAAGVAYKVGKFPFTANGRARAMLQTDGFVKILADKETDRVLGGHIVGFGAGEMIHEIAVLMEFGGSSEDLGRTCHAHPTMSEAVKEAALATFSKPTHM; encoded by the coding sequence CCGTGGTCGAAAAGCGCAGCACCTACGGCGGCACCTGCCTCAACGTCGGCTGCATTCCTTCCAAGGCGATGCTGCATGCTTCCGAGATGTTCCATCACGCGCAGCACGGCCTGGAGGCGCTGGGAGTGGAAGTCGCGAGCCCGAAGCTCAACCTTCAGAAGATGATGGCCCACAAGGATGCGACCGTGAAGGCGAACGTCGACGGCGTTGCCTTTCTCTTCAAGAAGAACAAGATCGACGGCTTCCAGGGCCTGGGCAAGGTGCTGGGCCAGGGCAAGGTTTCCGTCACCAACGACAAGGGCGAGGAGCAGGTCCTCGAAGCGAAGAACATCGTGATTGCCACGGGCTCGGAGGTCGCCGGTATTCCGGGCGTCGAGTTCGAGTTCGACGAGAAGGTCATCCTCTCCTCGACCGGCGCGCTCGAACTGGAAAAGGTGCCGGCGAGCATGATCGTCGTCGGCGGCGGCATCATCGGCCTCGAGCTCGGCTCGGTCTGGGCGCGCCTCGGCGCAAAGGTGACGGTGGTCGAATTCCTCGATACGATTCTCGGCGGCATGGACGGTGAGATCGGCAAGCAGCTCCACCGGATGCTGACGAAGCAAGGCATCGACATCAAGCTCGGCGCCAAGGTGACTGGCGTTGCGAAGCCTGGCAGCGGCGCGAGGGTCACCTTCGAGCCGGTCAAGGGCGGCGAGTCGACCACGCTCGACGCGGATGTCGTACTGGTCGCGACCGGGCGCAAGCCGTGCACGGAGAATATGGGCCTTGCCAAGGCGGGTGTCGTGCTCGACTCGCGCGGCCGGGTCGAGATCGATCGTCACTTCCAGACGAGCATCACCGGCGTCTACGCGATCGGCGACGTGGTACGCGGTCCGATGCTGGCCCATAAGGCGGAGGACGAAGGCATTGCGGTGGCGGAGATCATCGCCGGTCAGGCCGGTCACGTGAACTACGACGTCATTCCGAGCGTCGTCTACACCCAGCCGGAGGTGGCTTCGGTCGGCAAGACCGAAGAAGAACTCAAGGCTGCGGGCGTCGCTTACAAGGTCGGCAAGTTCCCCTTCACCGCCAATGGCCGTGCCCGCGCGATGCTGCAGACGGATGGTTTCGTCAAGATCCTGGCCGACAAGGAAACCGACCGCGTGCTCGGCGGCCATATCGTCGGCTTCGGCGCCGGCGAGATGATCCACGAGATCGCGGTGCTGATGGAATTCGGCGGTTCGTCGGAAGACCTCGGACGTACCTGCCATGCCCACCCGACCATGTCGGAAGCGGTCAAGGAAGCGGCTCTCGCCACCTTCTCCAAGCCGACCCACATGTGA